In Legionella lytica, one genomic interval encodes:
- a CDS encoding HvfC/BufC N-terminal domain-containing protein, producing the protein MNELKQLQEQFHQFLLSGDNQIHRSIIRTKQVSVETRLSIYRDAYELRLIESLAANFPCLYAYLGTEEFNHLGRAYLKEYPSSFRSIRWFGDNLATFIHTNYSQYAYLSELADFEWKMTLAFDAPEASLVSVADMAAVPPDAWANLQFVLHPAVQRLNYLWNSVSLWQALAHEHDLPEIQQQTETSAWILWRTPELMIQFCSLSPEEAWALDRLAQGASFGALCEGFCQWIAEEEVGMHAASYLKNWIQRGFFSNLLINSSS; encoded by the coding sequence ATGAATGAGCTGAAGCAATTGCAAGAGCAGTTTCACCAATTCTTATTATCTGGTGATAATCAAATTCATCGTTCTATCATACGAACGAAGCAGGTTTCAGTCGAAACGCGTTTAAGCATTTATCGCGATGCTTATGAACTCCGCTTAATCGAAAGCTTGGCGGCCAATTTTCCTTGCTTGTATGCATATCTTGGTACCGAGGAATTTAATCATCTTGGACGAGCTTATCTTAAGGAGTATCCCTCTTCATTTCGCTCTATTCGTTGGTTTGGCGATAATTTGGCGACTTTTATTCATACTAATTATTCCCAATACGCTTATTTAAGTGAATTGGCAGATTTTGAATGGAAGATGACTTTGGCTTTTGATGCTCCAGAGGCGTCGCTAGTATCTGTTGCTGATATGGCAGCAGTTCCACCGGACGCTTGGGCCAATTTGCAATTTGTGCTTCATCCTGCAGTACAGCGGCTTAATTATCTATGGAATAGTGTCTCTCTTTGGCAAGCATTGGCTCATGAGCATGATTTGCCTGAAATCCAGCAGCAAACGGAAACATCCGCTTGGATTTTATGGCGTACTCCTGAATTAATGATTCAATTTTGTAGCTTATCACCTGAGGAAGCCTGGGCGTTAGATAGGCTAGCTCAAGGTGCTTCTTTCGGAGCACTTTGTGAAGGTTTTTGTCAATGGATAGCAGAGGAAGAGGTGGGAATGCATGCTGCTTCTTATCTTAAGAACTGGATTCAGCGCGGTTTTTTCTCTAACTTATTAATAAATTCATCGTCTTAG
- a CDS encoding DedA family protein: MSYLHQLIDYILHIDIYLNTFVTTYGFWTYLALFAVIFCETGLIVTPFLPGDSLLFAAGSIAAQPDNSFNVIILFVLLFIASVLGNQLNFLIGRALGPRIFSANESWLLNKKHLHEAHVFYEKHGGKTIIFARFLPIIRTFAPFVAGVGTMKVVHFSLYNVVSALLWIGGLLSLGYFLGSIPLVKANFVLVIYGIIFISLLPALLALLNKKKV; encoded by the coding sequence ATGAGCTACTTACATCAACTTATTGATTACATCCTTCACATTGATATTTATTTAAATACCTTTGTTACTACTTATGGATTTTGGACTTATCTTGCTTTATTTGCGGTGATTTTCTGCGAAACAGGACTCATTGTCACGCCCTTTTTGCCAGGAGACTCACTGTTATTTGCCGCCGGAAGTATCGCAGCCCAACCTGATAATTCATTTAATGTAATTATCTTATTTGTGCTTCTTTTTATTGCTTCTGTTTTAGGAAATCAACTTAATTTTCTTATTGGGAGAGCATTAGGACCGCGTATTTTTTCAGCCAACGAATCCTGGTTATTAAATAAAAAACATTTGCATGAGGCCCATGTTTTTTATGAAAAACACGGCGGAAAAACCATTATTTTTGCGCGCTTTCTTCCCATTATTCGCACCTTTGCCCCCTTTGTTGCAGGAGTTGGTACTATGAAAGTAGTACATTTCTCCCTTTATAATGTAGTCAGTGCCCTACTTTGGATCGGTGGCTTACTCAGTTTGGGGTATTTTTTAGGTTCAATCCCACTTGTTAAAGCTAATTTTGTCTTGGTAATTTATGGGATTATTTTCATTTCTTTATTACCCGCTTTACTCGCATTGCTTAATAAGAAAAAGGTTTAA
- a CDS encoding VOC family protein, which translates to MKTLFHLAFPIHDLALAKNFYQDKLGFILGRESEQALIFNFGTHQIVAHKIEEPLPEQESIYPRHFGLIFLEQEEFLAFIDRLHAQQVHFEIPVKTRFTGTRIEHQSFFLKDPSNNLLEFKYYSYESAIFGERDYKKIGDTLP; encoded by the coding sequence ATGAAGACCTTGTTTCATTTGGCATTCCCAATTCATGATTTGGCTTTAGCCAAGAATTTTTACCAAGATAAATTAGGGTTTATTTTAGGGCGCGAATCGGAACAGGCATTGATTTTTAATTTTGGGACTCATCAAATTGTCGCGCATAAAATTGAAGAGCCACTACCTGAGCAAGAGAGTATTTATCCTCGGCATTTTGGTTTAATTTTTCTTGAACAGGAAGAGTTTCTTGCCTTTATTGACAGGCTGCATGCACAACAGGTTCATTTTGAAATTCCAGTAAAAACGCGATTCACTGGTACGCGTATCGAACACCAATCTTTTTTCTTGAAAGATCCCAGTAATAACTTATTGGAATTTAAATATTATTCTTATGAGTCTGCAATTTTTGGTGAGCGAGATTATAAAAAAATTGGGGATACGCTCCCCTAA
- a CDS encoding spermidine synthase, whose amino-acid sequence MLHFLFPVCLFLSAVLLFSIQPMAAKALLPVYGGTPAVWTVCMLFFQAVLLVAYGYAALLSALKNTKTWRIIHSIVLVLSLSTIPLFLRPVAVPGAPEWSILYNLLTQLGLPLLVLGASAPLLQFAYSQTKAKGATDPYFLYSASNLGSLSSLILYPWVIERFIGLKGQFHWWGIGYLVYIGLLLLVFCTNRFYSLVSDSRDSTPWPWRQMAYWVFLSFVPCSLMLGVTLYITTDVAATPLFWVLPLALYLLTFVFAFSSKPLISLSWLAQNFVLFLVFTVLGFILGAGQIRAWQSILFNLASFFILAVLCHRQLFLKRPKPQLLTLFYFCLALGGVLAGIFNGILAPHWFNQVYEYPLAILLSLVALPISWFAEGNGEIKPVYHQQSMLQTIGIPAAVLAILLCHYFIPAIQWPGGFSNFQIGAIVALMIAAVWGRSKASLLSSLFILFGFIFSPYLQGDKILVQERNFYGVKKVVDKGADKNAVHALISQSTVHGLEAMNDAMPFGFSSYYGAIQSVVMDFQQEWPSMSVTIIGLGIGTMACQFRHTDEVKIIEIDEQVIKIAKDPHYFTYLRDCPPKIELIKNDGRLAVEQLMDGSQKLLMVDAFSSDAIPIHLITLEAFSLYRQKISEDGAILINLSNRHLDLLPVVTAAGRALDLMVFSKVDQGNAALGQFASQWALLTINQDLAAKLMNANDWHFVANNKQLLWTDDYSNIIPLLKW is encoded by the coding sequence GTGCTACATTTTCTATTCCCTGTTTGCTTATTCCTAAGCGCGGTTTTGTTGTTCAGTATTCAACCCATGGCTGCGAAAGCTTTGTTACCTGTTTACGGTGGGACTCCTGCTGTTTGGACTGTGTGCATGCTCTTTTTTCAGGCGGTTTTGTTGGTTGCATATGGATATGCTGCCTTGTTGAGTGCTTTAAAAAATACTAAAACCTGGCGGATAATTCATAGTATTGTTCTGGTACTTAGCCTTAGCACGATTCCTCTTTTTTTGCGGCCAGTGGCCGTACCAGGGGCTCCTGAGTGGAGTATTTTGTATAATTTATTAACCCAATTGGGTTTGCCTCTACTGGTCTTGGGGGCGTCGGCTCCTTTATTACAATTTGCCTACAGCCAGACTAAGGCGAAGGGGGCTACTGATCCCTATTTTTTATATAGTGCTTCTAATTTGGGAAGCTTATCTTCTTTAATACTTTATCCATGGGTAATCGAGCGTTTTATCGGATTAAAGGGGCAATTTCATTGGTGGGGAATTGGCTATCTAGTCTATATAGGTCTTTTGTTATTAGTGTTCTGTACTAACCGATTTTATTCTTTGGTGTCAGACTCTCGGGATAGCACTCCATGGCCTTGGCGACAGATGGCATATTGGGTATTTTTAAGTTTTGTACCATGCAGTTTAATGTTAGGCGTAACCTTATATATTACCACGGATGTTGCCGCGACCCCTTTATTTTGGGTGTTGCCTCTAGCATTGTATTTACTAACCTTTGTCTTTGCATTCTCATCTAAACCGCTTATATCTTTAAGTTGGCTTGCTCAAAATTTTGTTTTGTTTTTAGTGTTTACTGTGCTTGGTTTTATATTGGGTGCAGGCCAAATCCGGGCATGGCAGAGTATCTTATTTAATTTAGCGAGCTTTTTTATTTTGGCAGTACTCTGTCATCGGCAATTATTTTTAAAAAGACCCAAACCGCAACTACTGACCTTATTTTATTTTTGTTTGGCTCTTGGAGGTGTTTTAGCTGGAATATTTAATGGTATTTTGGCACCGCACTGGTTTAATCAAGTTTATGAATATCCTTTAGCGATCTTACTTAGTTTAGTTGCTTTACCCATCAGTTGGTTTGCAGAAGGGAATGGGGAAATAAAACCTGTTTATCATCAGCAATCAATGCTGCAGACAATAGGTATTCCTGCTGCCGTCCTGGCTATTTTATTGTGTCATTATTTTATTCCGGCTATTCAATGGCCAGGAGGATTCTCGAATTTTCAAATAGGTGCCATTGTTGCCTTGATGATTGCCGCTGTTTGGGGACGAAGTAAGGCGAGCCTATTGAGCTCATTGTTTATTTTATTTGGTTTTATTTTTTCTCCCTATTTGCAAGGAGATAAGATTTTAGTGCAAGAGCGTAATTTTTATGGGGTGAAAAAAGTTGTTGATAAAGGGGCAGATAAAAATGCAGTGCATGCCTTAATTAGCCAATCCACAGTACATGGCCTGGAGGCAATGAATGATGCAATGCCCTTTGGATTTAGCTCTTATTATGGGGCGATTCAATCGGTTGTGATGGATTTTCAACAAGAGTGGCCATCCATGTCGGTCACGATTATTGGCTTAGGTATTGGTACCATGGCCTGTCAATTTCGCCATACGGATGAAGTAAAGATTATTGAAATCGATGAGCAAGTGATTAAAATTGCCAAAGATCCACACTATTTTACCTATTTACGTGATTGCCCACCTAAAATCGAACTCATCAAAAATGATGGCCGGTTGGCTGTAGAACAACTAATGGATGGCTCCCAAAAGCTGTTAATGGTTGATGCCTTTAGCTCGGATGCTATTCCTATCCATTTAATTACGTTGGAAGCTTTTTCTTTATATCGGCAGAAAATCAGCGAAGATGGAGCTATTCTGATTAATTTGAGTAATCGACATTTGGATTTATTACCTGTTGTGACTGCAGCAGGGCGTGCTTTAGACCTTATGGTATTTAGTAAAGTTGATCAGGGCAATGCAGCATTAGGTCAATTCGCTTCTCAATGGGCTTTGCTAACAATAAATCAGGATTTGGCCGCTAAATTAATGAATGCTAACGATTGGCATTTTGTGGCTAATAATAAACAGTTGTTATGGACTGATGATTACTCAAATATAATTCCGTTGTTAAAATGGTAA
- a CDS encoding LIC_10091 family protein → MKKFNAKSTLFMSTARIYKLLSDGLPHHIPVPHHPPHFLRQDPISKHLRKHDNKEIKFPFPNQTGVYINTNEHYVKPVFDQIGLFPQVIDAMHIGFSGWHNFDIMVQRKSSRGIICDINPENALFMHYTLKYLIRCANKDEFIQKMTQFVKKNQYEGSRTNFEKSSYHSIVKPKSIKFSLNISEEYPDHYAVIEEIALEQQRETSWLFTDERYDYIRALALTDKIAVITQSICEHETFARIRRLLTENSIPIDTVYVSNIGEWMCTKEQKTDFIETISLLLNDNETILIDARINNPLNNEPPSQRCTLKKEIIPKFSLRDWFFSGVEPKEIEEPAINNMTVA, encoded by the coding sequence ATGAAAAAATTTAACGCAAAGAGTACATTATTCATGTCCACTGCTCGAATATATAAATTACTAAGTGACGGATTGCCTCATCACATTCCTGTTCCCCATCACCCACCCCATTTTCTGCGCCAAGACCCTATTTCCAAACACCTACGCAAGCATGATAATAAGGAAATCAAATTCCCTTTCCCTAATCAAACAGGCGTGTATATAAATACCAATGAACACTACGTTAAACCTGTTTTTGATCAGATAGGCTTATTTCCTCAGGTCATTGATGCCATGCATATCGGTTTTTCTGGTTGGCATAATTTCGATATAATGGTACAAAGAAAATCATCTAGAGGGATTATTTGTGACATTAACCCAGAAAACGCATTATTTATGCATTACACCTTAAAGTATTTAATAAGGTGTGCTAATAAAGATGAATTCATTCAAAAAATGACGCAGTTCGTTAAAAAAAATCAATATGAAGGTTCTAGAACCAATTTTGAAAAGAGTTCATATCACAGTATCGTTAAACCTAAAAGCATAAAATTTAGTTTAAATATTAGTGAAGAATATCCTGATCACTATGCAGTTATTGAAGAAATTGCTTTAGAACAACAACGAGAAACAAGCTGGCTATTTACTGATGAACGTTACGACTACATTAGAGCTTTAGCATTAACCGATAAAATCGCTGTAATTACTCAAAGCATATGTGAACATGAAACCTTTGCCCGCATCCGCCGCTTATTAACAGAAAACTCGATCCCAATAGATACGGTCTATGTAAGTAACATAGGAGAATGGATGTGTACTAAAGAGCAAAAAACTGATTTTATTGAAACCATAAGCCTTTTACTAAACGATAATGAAACTATATTAATTGATGCCCGAATAAATAATCCTCTAAACAATGAACCTCCCTCTCAACGATGTACTTTGAAAAAAGAAATTATTCCGAAATTTTCTTTAAGAGATTGGTTTTTCTCTGGAGTTGAACCAAAAGAAATTGAAGAACCCGCTATAAATAATATGACAGTGGCATAA
- the parE gene encoding DNA topoisomerase IV subunit B has translation MSENYTAQAIEVLSGLEPVQRRPGMYTDTTRPNHLAQEVIDNSVDEVLAGFAGHITVTLHEDGSVEVEDDGRGMPVDIHPQIGLSGVEVIMTRLHAGGKFSDKNYSFSGGLHGVGVSVVNALSERLDVTIKRNGIVYQMSFSNGDKLCELNETGVAKKRDTGTTIRFWPNAKYFDTTRISVKHLSHILRAKAVLCTGLSMTFVNKTSNEVSNWCYEHGLVDYLNQSLSDGTYLPEEPFTGEFKSDEATVDWALVWADGASLGFSESYVNLIPTIQGGTHVNGLRSGLFDAMNEFCELRNLLPRGVKLTADDLWDSCQYVLSVKMKEPQFAGQTKERLSSRQISAYVSNVVKDAFALWLNQHRNQGEAIAALAIDRAQRRLKQAKQVARKRVSQGPALPGKLADCLQTDLSQAELFLVEGDSAGGSAKQARNKDYQAILPLRGKILNSWEVDSSHVLASQEIHDISVAIGVDPGSIDLSGLRYGKVCILADADSDGAHIATLICALFLRHFKPLVQAGHVFVAMPPLYRIDAGKVIHYALDDEEKNRLIAHLTQTSRAKINVQRFKGLGEMNPIQLRETTMDPNTRRLVQLTLDDETNAEAVMDMMLNKKRAGDRKVWLETKGNLAEI, from the coding sequence ATGTCAGAAAATTACACCGCCCAGGCCATTGAGGTCCTTAGTGGACTTGAGCCAGTTCAACGTCGACCCGGGATGTATACCGATACCACACGCCCAAATCATTTGGCTCAAGAGGTCATTGATAACAGCGTGGATGAAGTATTGGCTGGGTTTGCTGGCCACATCACCGTCACCCTTCACGAAGATGGGTCTGTTGAGGTAGAAGATGACGGTCGTGGTATGCCTGTCGATATCCATCCACAAATAGGATTAAGTGGCGTTGAAGTGATCATGACGCGCCTACACGCGGGTGGTAAGTTTTCTGATAAAAACTACAGCTTCTCTGGTGGATTGCATGGTGTGGGAGTTTCCGTAGTTAATGCCTTGTCGGAACGCCTTGATGTCACCATTAAACGCAATGGCATTGTTTATCAAATGTCCTTCTCGAATGGGGATAAGCTCTGTGAATTAAACGAGACTGGCGTAGCTAAAAAGCGAGACACTGGAACAACCATTCGTTTTTGGCCTAATGCGAAATACTTCGATACTACCCGTATTTCCGTCAAACATCTCTCTCACATTTTAAGAGCCAAAGCCGTACTATGTACTGGCTTATCAATGACGTTCGTTAACAAAACGAGCAATGAAGTATCTAACTGGTGTTATGAGCACGGGCTGGTTGATTACTTAAACCAATCCTTAAGCGATGGAACTTACTTACCTGAAGAACCATTCACGGGTGAGTTCAAAAGCGATGAAGCAACAGTAGATTGGGCCTTGGTTTGGGCCGATGGTGCCAGCCTTGGTTTTAGTGAAAGCTATGTGAACTTAATTCCTACCATTCAGGGTGGAACGCATGTTAATGGCTTACGTTCTGGCTTATTTGATGCTATGAATGAATTCTGTGAACTCAGAAATTTATTACCACGTGGGGTTAAACTAACCGCAGATGATCTTTGGGATTCGTGCCAATATGTTCTTTCAGTAAAAATGAAAGAACCACAATTTGCAGGACAAACTAAAGAGCGCTTAAGTTCACGACAAATCTCCGCCTATGTCAGTAATGTGGTAAAGGATGCTTTTGCACTGTGGCTAAACCAACATAGAAATCAGGGTGAAGCAATTGCTGCGCTAGCGATAGACCGCGCACAGCGTCGTTTAAAACAAGCCAAGCAAGTAGCACGTAAACGTGTAAGCCAAGGCCCAGCTCTTCCGGGTAAACTGGCTGATTGTTTGCAAACAGATCTCAGCCAAGCCGAACTATTCCTGGTTGAGGGGGATTCTGCAGGTGGTTCTGCCAAACAAGCTCGTAATAAAGACTATCAAGCGATACTTCCATTACGCGGAAAAATTCTAAACTCTTGGGAAGTGGATTCATCTCATGTATTAGCCTCACAAGAGATTCATGATATTTCTGTTGCGATCGGTGTTGATCCAGGCTCAATTGATCTCAGCGGTCTACGTTATGGAAAAGTCTGTATTCTCGCCGATGCGGATTCGGATGGTGCGCACATTGCAACATTGATCTGTGCCTTATTTTTACGTCATTTCAAACCCTTAGTTCAAGCAGGACATGTATTTGTAGCGATGCCCCCTCTTTATCGTATTGACGCAGGAAAAGTGATTCATTATGCACTGGATGATGAGGAAAAGAATCGCTTAATAGCGCATTTGACACAAACGAGCAGAGCTAAAATTAATGTGCAACGCTTCAAAGGATTGGGAGAAATGAATCCTATTCAATTGCGTGAAACAACAATGGATCCCAATACCCGCCGTTTAGTCCAGCTAACCCTAGATGACGAAACAAATGCAGAAGCAGTAATGGATATGATGCTCAACAAAAAACGTGCCGGAGATCGTAAAGTTTGGTTAGAAACAAAAGGTAATTTAGCAGAGATTTAA
- a CDS encoding ABC transporter ATP-binding protein — protein MEHRVEAHLLSVAFQESHKTVSALDKLSFVLHPGETLVLLGESGCGKSLTSLALMRLLPNKGAYGLDSQINVDGTDILNLPEQMMRQLRGKRLAMIFQEPMTALNPVMTIGEQLAEVLKRKQAYSKQGLEQAMLALLNEVEMPQPQIKMHQYPHQLSGGQKQRVVIAMALACNPEILIADEPTTALDVTIQAQILALLKKLQRTHQMSMLLITHDLGVVKAMADRVCVMYAGQVVEQSTVHDFFSRVKHPYVQQLLASLPSFAKREERLSVIKGFVPALEALPSGCRFHPRCLYAFSRCHQEEPQLQEQDQRIVRCHLYPERHELPLLDAKKIAWNVATKETETILQVTDLSVDFIQKKGLFSRAKILFPAVDKLSFCLQQGKTLALVGESGCGKTTTSRALLRLLNVSGGSVHYRGQDILSLRGRALREYRKKVQIIFQDPFSSMNPRMTVGEIIAEGMRAQGMKRSLINKRQKELLNQVNLPASSLHRYPHQFSGGQRQRICIARALATDPDILICDEPTSALDISVQAQILNLLKELQQETGISYLFITHNMGVVSYIADDILVMKEGRAIEFGSCEKIFHQPEQAYTRQLLNAVLDIV, from the coding sequence ATGGAACATCGGGTAGAAGCACATTTATTGTCAGTAGCATTCCAAGAATCACATAAAACGGTTTCTGCATTGGATAAGTTAAGTTTCGTGCTCCATCCCGGAGAAACTTTAGTCTTGTTAGGTGAGTCTGGTTGTGGGAAATCATTAACTTCCTTAGCGTTGATGCGTTTATTGCCAAATAAAGGCGCTTATGGTCTTGATAGTCAAATTAATGTCGATGGCACAGATATTCTCAATTTGCCAGAGCAGATGATGCGGCAACTAAGGGGCAAGCGGTTGGCGATGATTTTTCAAGAGCCGATGACGGCTTTGAATCCAGTGATGACGATTGGCGAACAATTAGCCGAGGTATTGAAAAGAAAACAAGCCTATTCAAAACAAGGCTTAGAACAGGCTATGTTGGCATTGCTTAATGAAGTAGAAATGCCTCAACCGCAAATCAAAATGCATCAATATCCACACCAGTTATCTGGGGGGCAAAAACAGCGAGTGGTTATTGCGATGGCTTTGGCCTGTAACCCTGAGATTTTAATTGCTGATGAACCAACCACTGCTTTGGATGTAACGATTCAGGCACAGATACTTGCATTATTGAAAAAGCTACAAAGAACTCATCAAATGAGTATGTTACTCATTACCCACGATTTAGGGGTAGTGAAAGCCATGGCTGATCGCGTTTGTGTGATGTATGCAGGCCAAGTTGTAGAGCAATCGACCGTCCATGATTTTTTTTCACGAGTGAAACACCCTTATGTGCAACAATTGCTTGCTTCCTTGCCTTCATTTGCCAAAAGAGAAGAGCGCTTATCAGTGATTAAAGGCTTTGTTCCTGCTTTAGAGGCTTTACCCTCGGGTTGTCGTTTTCATCCGCGTTGTCTTTATGCCTTTTCACGGTGTCATCAAGAAGAGCCTCAATTGCAAGAACAAGATCAACGGATAGTACGTTGTCATTTATATCCCGAGCGTCATGAGTTACCTCTGTTAGATGCAAAGAAAATTGCGTGGAATGTTGCAACTAAGGAGACAGAAACCATCTTGCAAGTCACTGACTTATCTGTTGATTTTATTCAGAAAAAAGGATTGTTTAGCCGAGCTAAAATATTATTTCCTGCAGTAGATAAGCTTTCTTTTTGTTTACAGCAAGGAAAAACGCTAGCCTTAGTAGGGGAGTCAGGTTGTGGTAAGACAACTACCAGCCGTGCTCTGTTGCGTTTATTAAACGTTTCTGGCGGTTCGGTGCATTACCGAGGTCAAGATATTTTATCCTTGCGAGGCAGGGCCTTAAGAGAGTACCGTAAAAAGGTACAAATTATTTTCCAAGATCCCTTTTCCTCAATGAATCCGAGGATGACTGTAGGCGAAATCATCGCTGAAGGTATGCGTGCTCAGGGAATGAAACGTTCTTTAATTAATAAGCGCCAAAAAGAACTTTTGAACCAGGTTAATTTGCCCGCAAGCAGTTTGCATCGCTATCCGCATCAGTTTTCAGGTGGGCAGCGACAGCGAATTTGCATTGCCAGAGCTTTAGCTACGGATCCGGATATTTTGATTTGTGATGAACCAACAAGCGCTCTGGATATCTCAGTTCAAGCACAGATTCTTAACTTATTAAAAGAGTTGCAGCAAGAGACTGGTATTTCCTATTTGTTTATTACCCACAATATGGGCGTTGTTTCTTACATTGCTGATGATATTTTAGTAATGAAAGAGGGGAGAGCGATTGAGTTTGGGTCTTGTGAAAAGATTTTTCATCAACCCGAGCAAGCGTATACCCGACAATTGCTTAATGCGGTATTGGATATTGTT